Sequence from the Pedobacter sp. D749 genome:
TCGGGTATTGGTTATGCTTCAAATACACATTTGGCCGGAGAAGCGCCATTGGTACACCGGATGGTTTTCTCCTCTGGCACACCGGGCGAAATCAGGGAAACACAATATACAGACCTGAGCAAATGGCTTATCGGCCACTTAACCAGCAACCCTGCCAGTACCGAAATCAATATCGATCAGCACGAGCTGGGAAACCTTAATATTAATCCATCAGAGTTGCCACCAAGTTTCTCGGTTATTTTCAGGCTGGATGGGGGAGATCAGGACCAGGTGTTTCTTGAGCATTGTGGATGGCCTACCGGAGCCTGCATGATTGGAAGGTTCGGTTACGGCAATCAGAAATTTGGCAAGATGCTGCGGGAGATCAATACGGTTGAAAATGTCTATTATCAGGATGCGATAGTGGCCGAAGTGGCACACCTGCCAGAAGACCGTCATGGCAATATTGCTTACCGGCCTAAATTCAGGGATTATCAAATTCCGGTGTTGGCTGGCAGTACCTCTGATGAAAGTGAAATCAGCCTGAGCGATCTGATGGTATCGGTACGTAACGGACAGCTACTTTTGAGGAGCAAGCGGTTAAACAAGCCAATTATACCCAGATTAAGCAATGCGCATAACTACAGCATGAATGCCTTGCCGGTATATCATTTTCTGGGTGATTTACAGGGTATAGACCATAAATATTGGTTGGGACTGAACTTAGAGGTATTGCCAAAAATGGGTGTTTTTAAAATCCCCAGAATTAAATATAAAGGCGTAATTCTTTCCCTGGCAACCTGGTATTTACAAGACAGTGACATTAAAGAAATATTGGAAATAAATGCACCTGATTATAATCAAAAACTGAAACGTTTTTTTGATAAATGGGGACTGCCTGCAACCTTTATCTACGCTGATGAAGACAATGAACTGTTGGTGCACCAGGAAAACCGCATCGAAATACTGGCCTGGTTATCGGCCTGTAAAAAGCGTAGTCAGATTGTATTGAAAGAATACTTACCGGTTAGTAATTCGATATTAAAAGATGCAGATGCAAAAGCAGTAAACAATCAGTTTGTTGCGCTATTAACCAGAAAAGACAATAAAAAAAGAACAGCACCCGTGTTTAATCCTAGTCATAAAAATGATAACCATGTAAAAAGGCAATACTTTCCGGGAGAGGACTGGTTATATGCAAAAATTTATACCGGTGTAAAAACTGCAGACCAGCTGATTGGAAATGAACTGCTGATACTTGGAAAGAAACTGGTAAGTGCAGGTTTAATAGACCAATGGTTTTTTATTCGCTACGCAGATCCGGAGCCACACTTAAGGTTTAGGGTACACGTAATTTCATTAGATGGGTTAGGTACCGTAATGCGTGAAATCAATTCGGCTTTCGAAACTCTTTCGGAAACAGGTTTGGTTTGGAAAATGCAGTTTGATACGTATGAGCGAGAAATTGAACGTTACAGTGCAGCAGGTATTGAGCTAAGCGAACAGTTGTTTTACCATGACAGCTTAGCCGTATCGAGCTTTTTATCACGCAGGGATATGATAGAAAATTTTGAGCAACTGCGTTGGCTTTGGGGCATCAGATCTATCGACAGTTTATTGAACGACTTTGAATTTTCCCTTGCAGAGAAGTTGAAAGTAATGGAAGTTTTATCGGCTTCGTTTCATCAGGAGTTTAACTCGGATGCTTTATTGATCAAACAGTTATCACAGAAATACCGGTTCAGCAAAGAACTGATTGCCAAACACCTGGATGCAGGGAATGATTTTTCGGGCTCAGACCTTTTGCAGTACAGAAGTTTCGAAATTATCCCTTTGGCCCAGGCCATCAAACAGAAAATAGAAGATGGACTGATTGACCAGCACCTGAACAATTTTTTGATCAGCTATATCCACATGAATATGAACCGTTTGTTCAAAACCAAACAGCGTGTACATGAACTGGTCGTTTACGATTTTCTTTTAATGTATTATAAATCAACCTTTCACCGTCAAAAAACAAAAATATGAGCACCTTACAAGCAGAAACAGTGATGAGTACCCGGTTTAAAGTGGTATTTGAGCAGATTAAACATTTGCTGCACGATCAGGAAAATCAGCCGGATTTTATAACAAACGGTAATTTATTTAATGGCTATGCAGGTATTGTCTACTATTATTTTAGCCTGTTGAAGGCCTTTCCGGAAGGAGAAAGCGAAGCTTATGTTGCTTTAGAGAAACTTATCGAATCTTATAACACGCAGGATAATATGGCAAGTAAATACATGACCTTCTGCAGTGGTCTTTCCGGTTTTTATTTTTTGATCCAAAAGCTGGTAGAACAGGAATATCTTGATGAAATATTTTTAGAAGAGGTACTGCCCATTAACGAACTGATTTTTGAAGATACAAAGCGGTTACTTACTGAAGAAAATACTGATTTTTTACACGGTGCCAGTGGCCAGATGTTATACCTTTTAACCAGCAAAGGTGATCCGAATCGTGAAAAATACCTTGGTGTGTTGGTAAATGAACTCTTAAAACTTGCTGTTATAGATGAAAAAGGACTACGGTTCCCCAACAGCACGGTAAAAGAATTTCAAAATACAGATAATACAAACATGAGCCTTTCGCATGGTAATGCAGGTATCTTATTGGTGATGCTGAATGTCTATAATGCTGGTATTGAACAAGAAAAACTAAGTAATGCCATA
This genomic interval carries:
- a CDS encoding lantibiotic dehydratase, translating into MKKDTLSEQYQFLPDLMLRFPSYHNEGQITKEMIYEFIKDDFFMEALWIASKDLYEAVLRIDTITDPKKLEKIEVALSKYINRTKNRATPFGLFAGCAPITWAADTQIELGGISKHTRLDMGLLCTIFRYVLKNENIKRSLSYSVNKTLYDIDGNYRMVDYKTLGYRKYTVSAVSGSEYLQKIIDFCNVTQPYHVITDFISDSFEVETDEATTFLDELINGQILLSNLEPRVSGPDFLDQIIDSLNEVTIVNIGNHDAKTYLLAFKKIKEILAKEINTILKKEEISVILHELNIEFNSESMFQIDLYKDGAAQTLSNTYADKLMEAVEFLNQVTPKHNNKDLQAFKSRFADRYDEQEVPLLQALDPESGIGYASNTHLAGEAPLVHRMVFSSGTPGEIRETQYTDLSKWLIGHLTSNPASTEINIDQHELGNLNINPSELPPSFSVIFRLDGGDQDQVFLEHCGWPTGACMIGRFGYGNQKFGKMLREINTVENVYYQDAIVAEVAHLPEDRHGNIAYRPKFRDYQIPVLAGSTSDESEISLSDLMVSVRNGQLLLRSKRLNKPIIPRLSNAHNYSMNALPVYHFLGDLQGIDHKYWLGLNLEVLPKMGVFKIPRIKYKGVILSLATWYLQDSDIKEILEINAPDYNQKLKRFFDKWGLPATFIYADEDNELLVHQENRIEILAWLSACKKRSQIVLKEYLPVSNSILKDADAKAVNNQFVALLTRKDNKKRTAPVFNPSHKNDNHVKRQYFPGEDWLYAKIYTGVKTADQLIGNELLILGKKLVSAGLIDQWFFIRYADPEPHLRFRVHVISLDGLGTVMREINSAFETLSETGLVWKMQFDTYEREIERYSAAGIELSEQLFYHDSLAVSSFLSRRDMIENFEQLRWLWGIRSIDSLLNDFEFSLAEKLKVMEVLSASFHQEFNSDALLIKQLSQKYRFSKELIAKHLDAGNDFSGSDLLQYRSFEIIPLAQAIKQKIEDGLIDQHLNNFLISYIHMNMNRLFKTKQRVHELVVYDFLLMYYKSTFHRQKTKI
- a CDS encoding lanthionine synthetase LanC family protein; translation: MSTLQAETVMSTRFKVVFEQIKHLLHDQENQPDFITNGNLFNGYAGIVYYYFSLLKAFPEGESEAYVALEKLIESYNTQDNMASKYMTFCSGLSGFYFLIQKLVEQEYLDEIFLEEVLPINELIFEDTKRLLTEENTDFLHGASGQMLYLLTSKGDPNREKYLGVLVNELLKLAVIDEKGLRFPNSTVKEFQNTDNTNMSLSHGNAGILLVMLNVYNAGIEQEKLSNAIQQGLAYFINYYHPRAVNTSLSAFPLLVNEEFTIKELIDGDFYAENYSWCYGDLAVIWLLYQSSVSFKNTTYMDLADEIGKTLALRLISVPASDLKINSHFCHGTSGIALFLNRLYQFSGHKIYQEAAQLWLDGTLDHLEKDLNNPDFMNKPGSLGLLEGVSGAMFVLAAAEHNDIAANWTDMFLLS